The genomic segment AGTACACGGCCTGGTCACCCATGACTTCTTTCGTCACCATCACTTGCTCATAATTTTCTTGATTCATGAACGTGAAGTTTTCGCCATCACCGAACAGGTACTGCATATCTTCTTCATCGATATGCGCTTTCTCAACAGACTCTTGCGTGCGGAAACGAATGTTGGTTTTCACGCCGGTGCGCGCATCGCGCATATCAATTTGCACAATCGCGTTACCTTTACCCGGAATAACAATTTCCGATTTGGCAATAACCCACAGCTTGCCTTCATAATCAATGACGTGTCCGGCACGTAATGTATTTGCGTCAACGCGCATAGTCGAATTCCTATTTAAGTGATTAGAACGAAGGGGAAACTAGTGCTTTTTTTACGAATGTGCAAGAGATGCTTTACATCAAAAAATAAAGGGTTAGCGTTAATAAGGCTAACCCAAACGTGTATTATGAAAAACATCATCGACCACCTAAGGACCAATTTTACGGTCACAAAACCCGACTTCATCGATCTGATGGTTCTGTTGTTTGTCATCGGCTTTGGCTGGCTGGTGGTCGATTTGTGGAACAAGCCGCACGACCTTATCAATATCGCCACCATGCTGGCGGTGATTTATTTTATAATCCGTACGCTGTATGAAAGGGTATTCAACCGCACCAATATCCCCACACTTGAAACGCCATCCATCCTTATCCGCGAAATGGTAAAACTATTAAAAGCTGATTTTAATCAAAAGCAGTCCCCATCCTATCACGTGGTTGATTTTGGCTGCGGCGATGGACAAATCACGCGCAAGGTTGCGCGTACATTGCCACTGGCCGATGTATTGGGTATTGAAAACGCCAAAATTCCCTACACCCAATGCCTGTTCTTTAAAAAATTATTTGGCATCAAGAACGTACGCTACCAGCGATCCGACTTCTTTGATTATGACTGCAAAAATGTTGATGCGGTGGTGATGTATTTAAGCGTGCAGATATCGCAAAAGCTTGGCGAAAAACTGTTCCGCGAATTAAAACCCGGCGCGATAGTAATCTCGAATGAATTTGAATTAAAAGGCCAATGGCCAAAGCCAGAAACCATTGAACGACACACGCCGTTTAAAAACACACTGTATATTTACAGGAAGTAGCTTAAAGAAGAATGGTGCCTGGAGACGGGATTGAACCGCCGACACACGGATTTTCAATCCGTTGCTCTACCAGCTGAGCTACCCAGGCACGCTTCTCAAGAAGCGATGGTTATAAATGCCAAAGGGCTGCCTTGGCAAGCCATTTCCACCCAATTATTAATGGCTCGTTTCTTCAGGATTATCAGGCGGATTTTGGGGGTCGGCGTCCAACGCATCATCGCTTTCACTTGGCTTAACGGGGATAGCGTATGATTCACTAAGCCAGCGGTGTAAATCCACATCCGCGCAGCGGGCGCTGCAAAATGGTTTGTATTTATCCAATGTTGGCTTTTGGCAAATCGGGCATTCGCGCATGGCTATCCTGTTAGCAATTCGCCAAGGCTATACCCGCGCCGTGCGCGGCTGATTTCACATAAACCCAAGCGCGTAAAGCCAAACACATCGCAAGTGCTCGCATCCAACTGCGCGCTTGCATCCAGCATATCTGCAATAGCATCACGGTCATCGCTGCGCTTCATTTTTAGAAAATCGATCAAGATGATACCGCCTAAATTGCGCCAGCGGATTTGGTTCATCACCAGTTGTGCCGCATCATGGTTGATTTCAAAAAAATTCGTACGCTCGCCTCCATTCACGTCAATCACATTCAATGTATCGGTGCGCTCGAATTTTAAATTGCCCCCGCGCGGCAAGGGCACGAGCGGGCTACACAAACTATCGTAAAAGCGTTCCAGATCATTCTGTTCAAATGCACGTTCTATGGGCGTCAAACGAATGTTTGCCAATAAACTGGGGCGCGCCAGACGCACATAATGCGTCATATGTTCCAGATCGAGATTTTTTTCAATGAATACTTGCAACATATTTCCCGCCGCAGCGCCCGCAGCATTCAGCAATGCCTGTTCAAATACACTTGGCGCGGGAATAATGGTTGCGTTCAATACTGTTTGGCCTGCAGCTGCCAATTCGGCGATTTCCTGTTCCATTTCAGGGCGGGTTGCTTTGATGGCACTGCTGCGAATAACCCAACCGCCGGGTTTACCAGCCAAAGCCTTGGTCAAATGTCCCGTTTCTTCGCCCATATCTGCTAGGCGGCGTGATAAATGCACGCCCACCCCAAAAGGCTGGTGCACCACAAACACACCGGGCAATGTAACGGCGCGAGTTAATGCAGGCGCCTTTCCTTCGCGTGGTTCGTTTTTGACTTGTACCCAGATTTTCTGACCACTAACCAAACCGTCATTATCATTCAAGTAACCGTTATCCAGATTTGGAATTTTTATGAAACAACCTTTGCCATTTAATATGCGGTCAACGGTGCCTTGATAAATCGTGCCGGTCAGCTGTGGCTGGGCTACTCGATCAAAAAAGCAATCACGCACATGCTTGCCATGCGAAATAATCGCACGCGCAATGCCGTCTTGTTCATCATAGCTAAGTGTATAATTAGGCGTTGTAGTCATATCCAGCACCTTGCAATAGTTGGGCTGCCTCATGCAAGGGTAAGCCAATCACGTTGGATGGCGAGCCCGACACGTGCTTGATAAATGCAGCTGCACGTCCTTGCAGCGCATAGCCTCCCGCCTTCCCTACTCCTTCGCCTGATTTGACATAGGCGTCGATTTCAGAATCATGCAGGCGCTTAAACGCAACCGTTGTTTCCACAACGCGCGTGAATTCCCTGCCCGCCGGATTGATCACGCACACGCCGCCATACACGCGGTGACGACACCCTGACAGAATTTTTAAACATGTTCGCACCTCGGCATCATCCGCGCATTTGGGCAAAACTTTTGCACGTGCATCCACAACCGTATCACCGGCAATCACAAACGCTGCCGGATATTGTTTGTGCACTGCATTTGCTTTAGCGATCGCAAGGCGCAGCGCGAGCTTTTGCGGCTTTTCATATTTAAGCTGTGTTTCATCACAATTTGGTGACATAACGGAATCTGGCTTAATGCCGATTTGCGCCAATAATTCCAAACGGCGCGGCGATGTGGAGGCAAGGATCAGCTTCATAATTCCGCTTAATCTAAAAGGGGTTAGCCTTTGGTCTTTTTAAACGCTGTTAGATTTATGCTTTGCCAAACTTTGGCGGTATAGAACGGG from the Alphaproteobacteria bacterium genome contains:
- the efp gene encoding elongation factor P: MRVDANTLRAGHVIDYEGKLWVIAKSEIVIPGKGNAIVQIDMRDARTGVKTNIRFRTQESVEKAHIDEEDMQYLFGDGENFTFMNQENYEQVMVTKEVMGDQAVYLQENMICTVRLHEGIPLTVEIPKHVVLEVVEADPHTKGQTATASYKSAKMSNGVKVLVPPFIESGEKIVVNTSDNSYVERAK
- a CDS encoding class I SAM-dependent methyltransferase, which gives rise to MKNIIDHLRTNFTVTKPDFIDLMVLLFVIGFGWLVVDLWNKPHDLINIATMLAVIYFIIRTLYERVFNRTNIPTLETPSILIREMVKLLKADFNQKQSPSYHVVDFGCGDGQITRKVARTLPLADVLGIENAKIPYTQCLFFKKLFGIKNVRYQRSDFFDYDCKNVDAVVMYLSVQISQKLGEKLFRELKPGAIVISNEFELKGQWPKPETIERHTPFKNTLYIYRK
- the yacG gene encoding DNA gyrase inhibitor YacG; protein product: MRECPICQKPTLDKYKPFCSARCADVDLHRWLSESYAIPVKPSESDDALDADPQNPPDNPEETSH
- a CDS encoding ribonuclease E/G; the protein is MTTTPNYTLSYDEQDGIARAIISHGKHVRDCFFDRVAQPQLTGTIYQGTVDRILNGKGCFIKIPNLDNGYLNDNDGLVSGQKIWVQVKNEPREGKAPALTRAVTLPGVFVVHQPFGVGVHLSRRLADMGEETGHLTKALAGKPGGWVIRSSAIKATRPEMEQEIAELAAAGQTVLNATIIPAPSVFEQALLNAAGAAAGNMLQVFIEKNLDLEHMTHYVRLARPSLLANIRLTPIERAFEQNDLERFYDSLCSPLVPLPRGGNLKFERTDTLNVIDVNGGERTNFFEINHDAAQLVMNQIRWRNLGGIILIDFLKMKRSDDRDAIADMLDASAQLDASTCDVFGFTRLGLCEISRARRGYSLGELLTG
- a CDS encoding nucleoside triphosphate pyrophosphatase, which encodes MKLILASTSPRRLELLAQIGIKPDSVMSPNCDETQLKYEKPQKLALRLAIAKANAVHKQYPAAFVIAGDTVVDARAKVLPKCADDAEVRTCLKILSGCRHRVYGGVCVINPAGREFTRVVETTVAFKRLHDSEIDAYVKSGEGVGKAGGYALQGRAAAFIKHVSGSPSNVIGLPLHEAAQLLQGAGYDYNA